In Poecile atricapillus isolate bPoeAtr1 chromosome 16, bPoeAtr1.hap1, whole genome shotgun sequence, the DNA window CCCATCGCTCGCTGGTGACATGGCTCAAGTACCACCTGGAGGAGGACTGGACAGGTGAGAGCGTCCCTGCGGGCCGGGTTCCCGCCTGCACGTCCAGCTGTGAGGCACCGGCTCACCCCGGTGACACCgcccgctgtccccaggctccCGGCGGCACGGCCACCCCCTCACCAGTTACTACCAGTACGGGCTGGGCGTGCTGGCGCTGTGTGTGCACCACAAGCGGGTGCGGGAGGAGGTGATCCGGCGGCTCCTGGCGGCCCAGCACCATGGAAGGCTCGGGCACGGTGGCAATGCTGTGGGTAAGGACCCACGGGCACAGGTGGTGGCACCCCGGCGGTGTGTGACCCCGGGGTGACACCGGGGTGTCCCTGCAGACACCGAGGCCGTGGTGGCTCTGGCCTTCACCTGTCTGGAGCGGAGGAAGTTGGTGGGGACCGAGCTGGCGGCCGAGCTCCGGGCAGCCGCACACGGGGCCAGCAGGAGCATGGCCGAGGCCCAGGGCCCTGACGGCATCATCGGCAACATCTACAGCACCCCATGGGCCCTGCAGGTGGGTGTCACCTGAGGGGACATCAGGGCTGCCACTGGCAATGGGCATGGCGGGAAGTGAGGCTGCAGATCTGGGGTGCAGATGTGGGGTGCAGGTGCAGATCTGGGGTGTAGATGTGGGGTGCAGATGTAGATGTGGGTGCCCAGGCAGGGGCAGCTGCCCCGGGGCAGGTGATGCTCAGCAGTGCAGTGCCCAGGTAACCAAcgctccttcctcttcccaccacctccatccctccctgtcccaggtgttccTGGCCACAGGTGCGTGCCAGACAGAGCCGGCGTTTGTCCAGGCCATGGCTGCACTGCTGGAGAACCTGGAAGCCTTTGGCACCGCCGCCACCATGGCCCAGGTGCTGCCGGTGCTGCACGGCTACTCCTACCTGGACATCGCCTCCAtgcactgccaggaggagccaGGTGGGAGCCGGGGGCAACGGAGTTAGCGCTGGTGTCACCACAGTGGCTGGGTGTCACCGGTGCTGTGGTGGCTTCCTGCAGACACGCTGACCCCCCTGGACATGGAGCCCCTGGCTGAGGTGCCGGGGAACAAGACGGTGCAGCTGGTGGTGGAGTGTCCCCTGCCCTGGTGCTACGACCTCCAGCTCTACGACCGCCCCGTACTGgtgcccgccgccgcctccctcCTGGGCGTGCTGCAGGCGGCTGCTGCGCTGGAACCCCGTGAGTTCAGGTGCGTGGGGGTCACGCTGTGGTGCCCGTGTGTCCTGCACCTGTGCCCTGCACCGGGCTCACCCTGGTTCCCACCACACAgctcccctgggagcagctctgtacAGCAGTGCCGAGGCTGGACCCTCACCCCCCTGACCCCACTGTCCCACCCCCAGGTTCCACACCCAGGACACCCCCCAGGGCCCCTTCCTGACCGAGGTGCTGGGACTGGAGGCCCGGCAGGAGAAGCGGAACTACTGGCAGCTCCTGACTGCACCCAACACCCCCCTGCAGATGGGTGAGTGGTGGGtgggggctcctggggaggTGGCAGAGGTCCTCCACAGCCCCTTGGCTGCTGTCTCACCCCAAGCCGTTGCCCCTCTGTCCACAGGCATTGCTGACTACAAACCCAAAGATGGGGAGACCCTCATCCTGCGCCTCAGCGAGTGGTAGAGGGTGGGGGGTAATGGCAATGAAACACCCACTGTGGCACAGAACCTTCTGGCTGCCTGCCTCCTGCTTTCCGTGGGCCAGCCCCCCAAAtctgccaggggcaggaggaggggacaCACACGATGCCCTGTGTCCTGCAGGTGCAGTGGGACCAGAGCATCAaaaccagcagctcctccagtcCTGGTCCCACGTGGGAATggggcaggcagctgctgggagcagccgtttttggggtgtccaAAGCCTTTTTGGGACGGCCAAAGATTTGGGGAGTCTGAGTCGGTGCTGTTCATCCTCAGCAAGGTGCGAGATGGGATCCTCCTCCTCTGTAACCCTCTGGGGGGTACTGAgcccccactgtcccagggggTCCAGGGGACCGCGCTGCCCGAGGGGGACCCACGGGTGTGCCCAAATCTGCGTGATTCCCCCGGGAGTTTAATCCGGTCCCCAAAATCAGCGGGGCAGAGGCGGTTTGGGGCCGGGAGCCGGGCGGGGGCCTGGGGGCGGCCCCGCAGTCCGCAGGGAGCCAGCGCAGGTCGGTGAGAGCCGGGTGTGTTCCCGGTGCCCGCCGTGCCCCGCCCGCCCGGCAGTGACGCGCTGGCCTCGCCGGGAGGAGCCTCCGCCCTCCGCTCCCGCCATCACCAAACTTTGCGCTGGCCCCGGTCGCCGCCTCCCCGGCACATGGCCCCGGCACCGCGGCGCTGAgcgccggcagcagccccggccCGAGCGCGCAGGGAGCGGGGACAGCGCGGCCGCCACCGCGGGGAGCGGGGACAGCGCGGCCGCCACCGCGCCAGCGCCGCCGCCTCCGGCACCCATCGCGGGGCTCTCGGGAGGACGGGGCAGAGCGGCGAGGGGCGGCCGGAGGCAGCGGAGCCGGTGCCCATGTGCCCGCCGTCGCGGCGGGGCGATGAGGCCGCGATgagcgcggcgggcgcgggcACCGTGCGGCCCTGGAAGCCCGACCCGGGCCAGGCGGGCGGGGATCGGCCGGGACCGGCGCTGCCGCTCACCCTCAGCGTGCTGGCCTGGCTGGGCACCGGCACCACCATGGCCGGCCTCAACAAGTGGATCTTCGCGGCGCACGGGTTCCGCTACCCGCTGCTGCTGTCGGCGCTGCACATGCTGTCCGGCGTGGCCGTGGGTTACCCGCTGGGCTGGGCACGGGCACCgggcccccggccccgcgccaGGATCTACCTGCTCAGCCTCACCTTCTGCACCAGCGTGGCCCTGGGCAACCTGGGCCTGAGCTACGTGCAGCTGGACGTGGCCCAGGCCGTGGCCACCACCACGCCGCTGGTGACGCtggtgctgggggtgctggggggccGGCGGCCGCACCCGCTGCAGTTCTGGGCCATGGGGCCGGTGTGTGCCGGGGCCGCCTGCAGCATCGCCGGCGggctctgcttctcccagcCCGGCTGCGGCTTCCTCCTGGCCGCCACCGTGCTCCGCGCCCTCAAGTCCATCCAGCAGAGTAAGTGCcgcttgtccctgtccctgtcctgcatGTCTGCCTGCCCCTGGCACGGCCCCTGCGCAGAGGTGCTGGTGTCACCTCGGTGCCACCCCCTGCTCGGGGTTCTCCCTGCTCGCTTTGCTGCCCACTCTgcaccctggtgtcaccccagccCTAATGCCACCCCACCCTATCGCTGGTGTCACCCCGGTGCCACCTTTGTGGACACTCCTTGCCCACCCTGGCTGAGGCGTCACCCCAGCAGTGGTGGCACCCTGGCTCCCAGTTTCACCCCAGCCCCGGTGccaccccctgtccctgttGGCCCTGGTGCCACCCCTTCCCCACTCTTGTTTCTGGTGCCATCCCGCAGCCACCCTTGCCTCTTTCAGGGCTCTGTCGTGCTTGTGGCCCTGAGGTGACAGGACTGTAGTTTGTCATTGATGACACCTTtagtgtccctgtgctgtctcTGTGCCATGGGTGGTGGAAGTGCCCTAGCTTGGCACAGGGTCACCCAGGCTGTCCCATCCCCATGGGCTGCTGGACTCCCTGTGAGTCCCCCCTTCCTGGGGACTCTGGTGGCACTCGGGCCATGGTGTCCTTGGTGGACGGCAGCAGGGAGCCAGCTGGAATGCTTTTGGCTGGGAAAGGAGCGTTTCCTCCGGAGCCTGTGACTGGGGCAGTGTGGGGATGGGCTCTGGCTTGGGGCCCTGTGCCCACCCCAAGGTCCCCGTGGCTGTACTGGGGTGCTGTGGCTCCCCAAGGGACACCACTCGTCATTGTGCCACTGCCCTGCCACCTTTCCACCCCTGGTGGGACATGGACAGTGgccctggggagggcagggacatgTCTGTGTGTGGCAtcagccctgctg includes these proteins:
- the TCN2 gene encoding transcobalamin-2, coding for MGILVSKGAGFGRASTRVYFRAVSAGVDPSGGSSGQAVPGRVSRAGCPGLGVPGCPGLPPLPSAAPQPKFCPVCADSAPACGNGPSPHLPVLSPLPARLVLPLPGLCRALSPPCPLSRSRMELPLVLLLLLPAVLPARCCEPPEGSAGAVRALSARLLGLAGDPARDPDPAVYLALRLAREHDPRLEQRYLERLQDTFQQPYGRSLQARGHSRWDAEHSTSAAEPPRTGRLALYLLGLQATCPPPSPHRSLVTWLKYHLEEDWTGSRRHGHPLTSYYQYGLGVLALCVHHKRVREEVIRRLLAAQHHGRLGHGGNAVDTEAVVALAFTCLERRKLVGTELAAELRAAAHGASRSMAEAQGPDGIIGNIYSTPWALQVFLATGACQTEPAFVQAMAALLENLEAFGTAATMAQVLPVLHGYSYLDIASMHCQEEPDTLTPLDMEPLAEVPGNKTVQLVVECPLPWCYDLQLYDRPVLVPAAASLLGVLQAAAALEPREFRFHTQDTPQGPFLTEVLGLEARQEKRNYWQLLTAPNTPLQMGIADYKPKDGETLILRLSEW
- the SLC35E4 gene encoding solute carrier family 35 member E4; this translates as MCPPSRRGDEAAMSAAGAGTVRPWKPDPGQAGGDRPGPALPLTLSVLAWLGTGTTMAGLNKWIFAAHGFRYPLLLSALHMLSGVAVGYPLGWARAPGPRPRARIYLLSLTFCTSVALGNLGLSYVQLDVAQAVATTTPLVTLVLGVLGGRRPHPLQFWAMGPVCAGAACSIAGGLCFSQPGCGFLLAATVLRALKSIQQSVLLQEDRLDALSLLGLTSLPSFVLLFGAAVALELGPSWQGILRPDAALWGCVLLSCLGSVLYNLATSCLLSLTSALTLHLLGSLTVVGNLLLSWLLFGTQLGALGYAGVALTLAGMVLYHQPRLLAACWGLRGHPRHE